Proteins from a genomic interval of Sphingobacterium lactis:
- the era gene encoding GTPase Era, whose product MSHKAGFVSIIGKPNAGKSTLMNALVGEKMSIITPKAQTTRHRIIGIVNDEDYQIVFSDTPGVIKPNYSLQESMMNFVMGSIIDADVLLFVTDIHEKYDENDVLDKLRNTGSPVAVIINKVDKSSEEEVKAKIEFWQEKINPDAIFPISALLGYNVEAVMNYIKDKLPVHAPYYEKDELTDKSMRFFVSEIIREKVFKLYDKEIPYSTEVVITSFKEEAHITRIAAEIIVERDSQKNIIIGKAGAMIKKVGTYARQDIEEFIGGKVFLEMFVKVLPDWRSKKNYLKRFGYDD is encoded by the coding sequence ATGTCGCATAAAGCAGGATTCGTCAGTATCATCGGTAAACCAAATGCCGGAAAATCTACCCTAATGAACGCATTAGTGGGGGAAAAGATGTCTATTATCACCCCTAAAGCGCAAACAACCCGGCACCGAATTATCGGAATCGTGAATGATGAAGACTATCAAATCGTCTTCTCCGACACACCCGGTGTGATCAAACCCAACTATTCCCTACAGGAATCCATGATGAATTTTGTGATGGGTTCGATAATCGACGCCGATGTGCTCCTCTTTGTTACAGACATCCACGAAAAATACGACGAAAATGATGTGCTCGATAAATTGAGGAACACAGGTTCGCCAGTTGCTGTCATCATCAACAAGGTCGATAAATCTTCGGAAGAAGAGGTCAAGGCTAAAATTGAGTTTTGGCAAGAAAAGATTAACCCAGATGCCATCTTTCCTATTTCTGCCCTATTGGGATACAATGTGGAAGCGGTCATGAATTACATCAAGGACAAATTGCCGGTCCATGCCCCATACTACGAGAAAGATGAACTTACAGATAAATCCATGCGATTCTTTGTCTCGGAAATCATCCGCGAGAAAGTCTTCAAATTATACGATAAAGAAATCCCTTACAGCACCGAGGTGGTAATTACATCCTTCAAGGAGGAAGCCCATATCACCCGTATTGCGGCAGAGATTATCGTGGAAAGGGATTCGCAGAAAAACATCATCATCGGAAAAGCCGGAGCCATGATCAAGAAGGTCGGCACCTATGCCCGCCAGGATATTGAAGAATTTATCGGTGGTAAGGTGTTCCTGGAAATGTTCGTTAAGGTCCTTCCCGATTGGAGAAGTAAGAAAAATTACCTGAAGAGGTTTGGATACGACGACTAG
- a CDS encoding glutamate synthase subunit beta, which translates to MGKPTGFLEFERAVPQKDAAADRKQNYQEFVHSFSDEQLNNQAARCMNCGIPFCHSGCPLGNVIPEFNDAVYDGNWEEAYAILSSTNNFPEFTGRICPAPCESACVLGINKNPVAIEEIEKHIIEIAFKKGFVQPNKSYLKTGKRVAVVGSGPAGLAAAAQLNKAGHDVVVYERDDKVGGLLRYGIPDFKLDKSVIDRRIEVMEQSGVEFRTNSEVGKNVPTEELDSYDAIVLAGGSTIPRNLNIPGRELKGVHYAMEFLKQQNKRVGNSAIETEEIHAKDKNVLVIGGGDTGSDCVGTSNRHGAKSVTQFELMPTPPTARTEAMPWPSYPMLLKTTTSHEEGCQRHWSISTKEFLGDADGNLRAARVVDLEWETDALGRPVSFKEVEGSERELPCELVTLAMGFLHPQHEGLLQQLGIKLTDRGNIDATETEFQTNKANVFTAGDMRRGQSLVVWAISEGRECARKVDEYLMGTSVLESKEAVMGIAG; encoded by the coding sequence ATGGGAAAACCTACAGGATTTTTAGAATTTGAAAGAGCTGTTCCTCAGAAAGATGCTGCAGCGGACAGAAAACAGAATTATCAGGAGTTTGTGCATTCCTTTTCGGATGAGCAACTTAACAACCAAGCAGCGCGCTGCATGAATTGCGGCATCCCGTTTTGCCACTCGGGATGTCCTTTGGGCAATGTGATCCCGGAGTTCAACGACGCTGTATACGATGGGAATTGGGAAGAAGCGTATGCGATTCTCAGCTCCACCAACAACTTCCCCGAATTCACGGGTAGGATCTGTCCGGCCCCTTGTGAGTCGGCATGTGTTCTGGGCATCAACAAAAATCCGGTGGCCATTGAGGAAATCGAAAAGCATATCATCGAGATCGCCTTCAAAAAAGGTTTTGTGCAACCAAACAAGAGCTATTTAAAAACGGGCAAGCGTGTCGCTGTTGTCGGCTCCGGCCCTGCAGGCCTTGCTGCTGCCGCACAGCTCAATAAAGCAGGTCATGATGTTGTCGTCTATGAACGGGACGATAAAGTCGGAGGTCTCCTCCGTTATGGCATCCCAGATTTCAAACTTGACAAATCGGTAATCGACCGCCGCATTGAGGTCATGGAACAGTCGGGCGTGGAATTCAGAACCAATTCCGAAGTGGGAAAAAACGTTCCTACGGAAGAATTGGACAGCTATGACGCCATCGTCCTCGCAGGCGGCTCCACCATTCCACGGAACCTGAATATCCCCGGTCGGGAGTTGAAAGGTGTGCATTATGCCATGGAATTCCTGAAACAGCAGAATAAACGCGTTGGAAACTCGGCCATTGAGACGGAGGAAATACACGCGAAGGATAAAAATGTCCTTGTGATCGGCGGTGGTGACACGGGCTCCGATTGTGTTGGTACATCCAACAGACATGGTGCGAAGTCTGTAACGCAATTTGAACTGATGCCCACACCGCCGACTGCACGGACGGAAGCCATGCCTTGGCCAAGCTACCCGATGCTCCTGAAAACAACGACTTCCCACGAGGAGGGCTGCCAGCGTCACTGGAGCATCAGCACCAAAGAATTTTTGGGTGATGCTGACGGCAACCTGCGTGCAGCGCGCGTGGTAGACCTGGAATGGGAAACCGATGCATTGGGTCGCCCCGTATCCTTTAAAGAGGTGGAAGGTTCCGAACGTGAACTTCCTTGTGAGCTCGTGACGTTAGCGATGGGTTTCTTGCATCCTCAGCACGAAGGCTTGCTCCAGCAATTGGGCATCAAGCTGACGGATAGAGGAAACATCGATGCAACGGAAACCGAGTTTCAGACCAACAAAGCCAATGTGTTCACAGCCGGCGATATGCGCCGCGGCCAATCCCTCGTTGTTTGGGCCATCTCTGAAGGACGTGAATGTGCTAGAAAGGTGGATGAATACCTGATGGGAACTTCTGTTCTGGAAAGTAAGGAAGCGGTCATGGGCATTGCGGGATAA